In Sphaeramia orbicularis chromosome 14, fSphaOr1.1, whole genome shotgun sequence, the following are encoded in one genomic region:
- the ublcp1 gene encoding LOW QUALITY PROTEIN: ubiquitin-like domain-containing CTD phosphatase 1 (The sequence of the model RefSeq protein was modified relative to this genomic sequence to represent the inferred CDS: inserted 2 bases in 2 codons; deleted 2 bases in 1 codon), with protein MSVSVIIKWGGQEYSISSLSEEDTVMDLKQSIKTLTGVLPERQKLLGLKVKGKPAEDEVKLGSLKLKPNTKIMMMGSREESLEDVLAPPPENDDVVNDFDIEEEVIEVENREENLAKIARRVKDYKVEELNPPREGKRTSGTDVDYTLFDHKSCAETGQELMRPYLHEFLTSAYEDYDIVIWSATSMKWIDAKMKELGVTDNPNYKITFMLDSAAMITVHXPKRGVVEVKPLGVIWGXYGEFYNRKNTIMFDDIGRNFLMNPQNGLKIRPFMKAHLNREKDRELYKLAQYLKEIAKLDDLHDLNHKHWERYLSKRQHH; from the exons ATGTCAGTATCAGTGATCATAAAATGGGGAGGTCAGGAGTACTCCATCAGTTCTCTCTCTGAGGAAGACACAGTGATGGACCTGAAACAGTCTATTAAGACTTTGACTGGGGTGCTACCAGAGAGACAGAAACTACTGGgactcaaggtcaaag GGAAGCCTGCAGAAGATGAGGTGAAGCTGGGCTCTCTGAAGCTGAAGCCAAACACTAAGATCATGATGATGGGCTCCAGAGAGGAGAGCTTG gaAGATGTTTTAGCCCCTCCTCCAGAGAATGATGATGTGGTCAATGATTTTGACATCGAGGAGGAGGTTATTGAAGTGGAGAACAG AGAGGAGAATCTGGCTAAAATAGCCCGCAGAGTGAAAGACTATAAGGTAGAGGAGCTAAACCCCCCCAGGGAAGGGAAGAGGACTTCTGGTACTGATGTGGACTACACACTGTTTG ATCACAAGTCATGTGCGGAAACCGGTCAGGAGCTGATGAGGCCATATCTTCATGAGTTTTTGACATCAGCCTACGAGGACTATGACATTGTAATTTGGT CTGCAACAAGTATgaagtggattgatgccaaaatgaaA GAGCTAGGAGTGACAGACAACCCCAACTACAAAATAACCTTCATGTTGGACAGTGCTGCTATGATCACAGTAC ACCCTAAGAGAGGGGTTGTAGAG GTGAAGCCCTTAGGCGTGATATGGG AGTACGGAGAGTTTTACAACCGGAAGAACACCATTATGTTTGATGACATCGGCCGCAACTTCCTCATGAATCCACAGAATGGACTAAAG ATCCGACCCTTCATGAAGGCCCATCTGAACAGGGAGAAGGATAGGGAGCTGTATAAACTGGCTCAATACCTCAAAGAAATTGCCAAGCTTGATGACCTTCAC GACCTCAATCACAAACACTGGGAGAG gTATCTATCTAAGAGGCAGCACCATTGA